The following nucleotide sequence is from Mugil cephalus isolate CIBA_MC_2020 chromosome 18, CIBA_Mcephalus_1.1, whole genome shotgun sequence.
agggagagagaccaCTGACAAAGCATGTCTGCTGTGTGATCCCAGACGAAAGGCTTATGAGTGGGCGGCTGTGTCAGCAGCGACTGTTTGTATATTGCTGCGCTGGTGTCAGATCCCCACCGAGCTCGTCCGGGCCAAATTATCCTCGCAGCCTGACGAGCTTTTGAAATAAACATGCCCCACAAATGTGTTGTCTATCTGTGGCATCTTTAGtttaatatatttgtgtgtgtgtttccagcgCGGCTGAGCTGCGGGTCCACGTCGGCCGCCTCTGGTCCTGAAAGGAGGGTCCACAGACTGCTCAGCTTCCAGAGATACCTGCACTCGTCCCGCCTGCTACGGGGAGTTCCCCAGCAGATCCCCCTCCACATCCTCGATGAAGATTACACTGGACAGGCTAGAgtatgccacacacacacacacaagtttttaAAATTGTATCATATCatcgttttcttcttttctggctTCACACGTCTAACTGTGCATccgttttctttctcttgcagTGCATGCTGGAAAAAGTCGGGAACTGgaattttgacattttcctcTTTGATAGGTTGACCAACGGTACGTACAACATGACCTGAgaagttgttttaaatgttacgGCAATCCAGCGTCACCTCTCTGCCTCAGACTCAAAGTGTTACCACTGGTGCCATCTATTGGATAAAGTATGAAGATTAACTGTATAACTCAATCACTACATCTTACTCTGCAAATGAAATCACGAGCACGTGCAGTTTGGCTTTAGAGCGAAATGAAATAGGCGTCTGTCTTACGCCTAATAGAGCAAATAAAATGTAGGTGTGATGAAGCTTTAGTAGTTGgtgttgcatttttaatgttggtgtCGAGGTTCTCCTCTGTCTCGCAGACTTAAcgtgttaacctcctgagacccaagcatttgtttgctatgcatttttaacgtctccaaggtatttgggatcagtaggacccaAGACgtatataaaaactaagcatcatctttgaacacgaagtagtattttatttgtcctcatatgtggacattattGAAATTATAATAAAGTGTGAAAAAATataacatggctgagcaaagccagaattgcaaacaacaaagtcccaacgtcctcaaatgagtacttgctaattagcaacgttgtagcttgttgctattgataaaattcaTTAAATTGGCGGGTCGTATCAAtgtagaaacgttaataagtaTACGTACATAAGTTtatagaatgaatgaatgaattacgtctgtagaatgaatctgaTGAAATGTCCGCTGTCGTGTTTTTaccaagcagcaacctctgAGCGACGAAGCCCATGCTAAgtgcaaaaactgcagttcatcgagtgcccactagaggctccaaaaaaaggagcaaatccccatagaccgccatgttaaaaagcccaactttacagcaatgttaaacatgtttacaacctggtaccaaaaactattttggtttcaatggtttatttcactattcatgataACTGTACgtttattcgtttattttttattaaggtttaaaattctgaataattaagggcgttcccgctctGAGTGACAGGCGGTAGTGTGAGCTAACAAGTAGCGGTGACCAACATgaccaacatggcgactgcagactccgcccacttcaaacttaatttttgaggttcagaatccaacgtgtgacgtcacgatgggtttgtcaatagtatatacagtcagtgattTTTACCAACTAGtgcattgaccctttgctaccactagagggcagactaaagcgtccactaatgaggacaaaacctaaaacttaatgtccccgtatgaggacgcagggtctcaggaggttagagTTAGTGGTACATAATTTGACACAGGACTGAAGTACAAGTGGAAGCAGACATCACTCTCGCACACAGACCCACAAAAACTGCAGAGTTAGCAGCTGAGAAGACAATAAATATGGAAAAGATTAAACATTGGCTCGATTAGTCGTGTCCTCGTTTGAACACCGGCAGAGTTAAAGTTACGCTCTTTCCCAAAGCGAATGCACAGCCAGCGAATCTTGGCATTATGGACACGGTTGCTGAACTTACCTGCCAACAGAATTTTAgttattaaatgcaaatgattGACAAGTAATATGTCCGTCAAGCTACAGACGGTATGCGTTCCACATTCACTCGAGGACACTggagaacttttttttcaaaaaaatcacaattttctgtacttttcatGTGAATTTCAGATCATAATAAAAAGGTTGAAAATTTAATGACTTAGCCAAAGTTGTAAAGGTAAAACGAATTATGCGTATGATTGGACTTTCTGGCCTGAATCAGTCAAAATGTGTTCCAGCCTCTAAATATTTTCTTGCCTTGTCCCTGACTTGAACTGTCTGGAATAATGACAATGATAAGAAGTCACCGGTAGGGGAAGGTGAGCGACTTATAAAATAAGGCCTGAAGATGCTTTTTGAGATTGAAAATAATCTCTGGAATTCACCGGCCCAGACAGATTGaaattctgtattttatattacaCATTTACGACGTGTAACTGCAATTATCCCTTTATTTGTTATGTGAAAGACCGAGGTGAAGAAGTTTAAAGTGTAACGTTCAATCATTCCCGACTTGTCTTCAGGTAACAGCCTGATCACCCTGACCTACCACCTCCTGAACCAGTACGGCCTGGTGGAGCTCTTCCAGCTGGACATGGTCAAACTCTGGAGGTTTTTGGTGATGGTTCAGGAGGACTACCACAGTGACAACCCGTACCACAACGCGGTCCATGCCGCAGATGTCACACAGGCCATGTACTGCTACCTGCGGGAACCCATGGTGAGTAGTTCTCTTTGGGTTTAATAACTTTCACCCACTTAATCTTGGTCAGTGTAATTGGTCCTTCAATTACACTAAAGTCAAAATaagtttgctttctttcttttctttttattgttgtttgttgttataATTTCATGTATATGTCAcaatatcagattttcacttcaatATTATCACGATATCATATATTAAcggcaaaatccaggaaatgcatctttaaccttatgttgttttctctcttttgggagatgaattacacccaaaataacagtagatcggatgaaaacagatgtaaaacacacactgtgtccaAGTGGCATTGGCTCATTTACATGATATTatcatatgcacatttttaacacgaTACTACGATCATATACAGTGTATGATcctaatttgtgtttttatagacCCTGGTGTAAACAGTAGATATGTAGACATGTGCTTGTAAGTCCCAGTATGTAGGTCGGTAGGGTTATGTGTCCCTAGTATCTGTgtgacattttctcattttgacCTCAGCTCGCGAAGTCCCTGACCTCCTACGACATCCTACTGGGACTCCTAGCGGCCGCCACGCACGACCTGGGCCACCCTGGGGTCAACCAGCCTTTCCTCATCAAGACTGACCACTATCTAGCCACACTCTATAGAGTAAGACAACGTagtctttgtgtctttcagcGTGGCTGACTCACTTGTGAATTGACTTTGCGTGCAGACGTCGTATGATGCATTAAATTAGTGTCTCTGTGCGctaatttctcattttcaacTCACAGAATACCTCAGTTCTTGAAAACCACCACTGGAAGTCGGCAGTGGGTCTGCTCAGAGAGACTGGGCTGTTCTCCCATTTGCCTCCTGAGGACAGGTCAGTCTGACGCTGAAATGTTACTTAGGGCTTGTCAGGCACGTTTGGAAGGTTAAACGGGATTATTTCAGGTGCTTAAACTGAtcatgttaataaataaatctgctctCTGACGCCTCAGCCTGAACCTGGAGAGAGAATTGGGCTCCTTAATCCTGGCCACGGACATCAGCAGACAGAACGATTACCTGTCCAGGTTTCGCATGCACCTGGACCAGGAGAACCTGTGCTTGACCAGCGCCAGCCACCGACACTTCCTCCTGCAGGTCGGTCCGGTTGCCTCCTCTTCCGCGACAACGGCAGCACCTCAATAAGGAAACGGGttcttattttgtttctgttctcttTCCCCCGTGCAGATGGCTCTGAAGTGTGCGGACATCTGTAATCCCTGCAGACCGTGGGAGCTGAGCAAACAGTGGAGCGAGAAAGTGACAGAGGAGTTCTTCCAACAAGGTTATTTGTCCCTCTGCTGCCGTCACGTACAGCAGCGCTTAAAAGCTTTTGCACCCcatcagaattttctacatttcttcatgAAAATGACTCAGATTTATACCTGAAAGTAGGcaaagagaacccagtcaaCTTGTGTTTGTtaaggaaaatgagccaatattacatgtCTATGAGGTGCAAAAATACCTTTAAGCAGCACTGCATATTGTTCAtcatttatcttttcattttttttgtcctttctgCGACTAATTCTATTATAGCAGGGGTCTGCAATGATTTTCAGGCCAACGACCCCAAACTGAAAAGAGATTAATTACGAACCCCTTACCTACTATGTGCTGTATATTAAAGTCAGCCTAgtgatatttataaatgtacattattatcataattttgcattcaacaacAATTcaataatatacaggttcaaatatgaatttcaaacgtgcaacagtagggtgcaGGCTGTGCACCTGCTGTAAACATACATATAACTGTGTAcatatctacacacacacatacatatatatatatatatataactgcaCTAtaagcttctcttctgctaatatagctgcgtgcttctggatttcacatggagactgaataggctcAGCAGTTTgcggggcggggcctactgtgtacaggaggtttagattgacaggtctagcgTGGCGCTCTGAGTGGATTGTTGACTgaaaagataatgtcttctgccaccatttatccctttactaaaatatgttggattaatgttaatgcgcattcaaagaaatttaactttaaaaatatatatgaaaatgtctaaacaaccaaagattttgcagcctCCACTGCAGTACCTACTACCCTACTGAAGACCTAAGTGTTATAGTATAACTTATAATGTAACTAAATGTTCatatatcttatattttgtGTAGGAGACATTGAGAAGAAGCACAAACTTGAAGTGAGTCCGCTttgtgacagagagaggaacacAGTTGGCAACATTCAAATAGGCAAGTATGGCAGCTGGACTGGATGTTTGTCGTGCTCACGTCACACACGGCTTATATCTAATGCTTATCGGcatctttcctcctctttttagGCTTTATGACATACGTGGCAGAGCCTCTGTTTGCAGAGTGGGCCCGTTTCTCCGACACGCGCCTGTCCCAGACCATGCTGGGCCACATGGGGCTGAACAAGGCCAGCTGGGGCAGCCTGCTGCAGGAGCAGACGCCCATCTCCGAAGAGGCGGAGCCGAGCGCAGCCGGCCCGGACAGAGAGGAGGCCGCGGCGAGAAGAGACAGCAGCGCGGCCGCAGGAGGAACCAGCTCCAAAGAAATACCTCAGGGAAGCAGAGAATCCTGACACTCCTTTTTTTGTGCCCTTTCACCTCAACCTCCTGACCCACGACCCCCGGCCTCAGGGCCTCACCACACACTGAGGGCCAGGCGGGGCACCATCCACTGCTGCCCCACCTGATCCTAACACcttgtttatgttttgttgCTTTGGCCTCCCATCTTGAAAAAccactgattttatttaatttatttaatttttaaattccttttttttttttttttttttggcatagaGCAATACATAGATACCTCATTTGGCTActgctgtattttcttttatttgctttgtttttatttatttctccaccGTAGTTTTGGCATTACTGACTGAACACACCACTTTTTTTTGCTGGTGAACCACAAAGGGGAAAGCAGTAtaagaactgaagaaaacatttttttttcctggtattTTGAAGTgccatttgaaaacaaaaagattcGAAGAATGGACTGAATTGACTGAGAATACTGGAGTATTGAGACACAAGACCCTCCGAAGAGGGAGTGATGCGGTGTTGCATTTGTATTGATTCTTCCTCATgtaaaaaaacgacaacaacaacaacaacaacaacaaaaaaaaatgtgacaagcCCAGTCCTTTTGCTGCCTCTACGAAGACTGTTTACGCATCACCGTGTTTGTTGTACCTTTCCCTTGAACTGGAGTGAATCACGTCGGCTCCGCGGTCTGCCTTCGAAGCACAGATGTGAAGAACCACTCGTTTGAACTGTCATCCCACTGTTGAAGCCATGAGCAGAACCTTATTCAGACACACCAGATGCCATAAACGACTCCACCTGTGCTACCATGTGTTCTTGCACTCCTAAATAACGATGGCGTTGGACGCGCAGCTCCGTCTACCATGACCTCTCCAAGACATCCTGTGAAGGTATTACTGGAATTAGTCATTTTTCCGACGTTTCCGCATCCTCCGGTCCTGGCTGAACTCCGAAGAAGGGGTCgggcgggagggggggagcTGGGGGGCTTCCCTGCCAGGCTGGAGACTAGTCAGTCACTGCACACGCTTCAAACCTGgaactccactccactccacgcAACTCAACTCGCTCAGGTTTTTGCCAGTCTCTTATTAGAgggagacgggggaggaggCGACTACGGACGGTGCAAGGTTGTTGGCTGGGATCTACTGAAGGAGACTCCCTCTCAGCAGAATGTCTCTCACAGCCACATGAAACCTAAAGGACTGCTCGACTGATGCCTTATAACTATGCACAAACTATGCTAAGTGACCAAACCAACTCCTGTTCCCATCAAGTGCATGGTGTGCTTGTCTTTGAATGCACTGTCCGAtccctttgcctttttttgttgtggggAACAACTCCAGctgtccttctttcttttctcttttcctcctccttcttcttcttcttcttcttctttttgtacgGAAACAAAATGGTCGAGTGAATTTGAACATTCcgtttctttgtgtttggtttgtcaaCTTTGATTCTGTATAGTGGCacaaattgtgtttgtgtttaaacaaCTGAACGATAACAGGTGCTTTTCTTACTTTAGCTGATTTGTATTTTTGCTGTAAGTGCTGTAAGACTGTTGATAAAACTGTTTACAATTTGTTGCGACAGCCATTTTTGGGAAGACTTCGGTGTCGAGCCAGATTTTGTAAAGGCTTTGCTGTATTGACCTTTTTGATACATGCCTGTTGCAGTTACGATTTGAATAATAAAACCTGTTGTTGATAAATGTTTGACTTTCGCACAGGTCAGGttaaagaacacacacaaaaggaaagTCAACaatagctgggtttacatggacccaaatattccgattacaatcggtttagacttaaaaactgaatgaaaatgctccatataaacaccacAATTGGAGTAAACTgaatttcattcggtttcacaggggtagaatatccttttcccaaactgatcgaaaATCGTGTGAAGTAAGTGAATCGGAATGAAGttaggctccgttctgtctgcgcATGCTCTGTCGTGACGCAAATGCGTAGTGACGTTCGAGTGACGTTTCTTCAACTGGTCTGCGATGCCGCGgtgagcttgtttttaataataactctGAAAGGACTAGACATTATTGCACGTTTAGACGGCAGACATATAGAAACATATAGCAGTTTAAAAAGATCTatcaaaaaattaatttaagccGGAATAGACTGCAGCGTGGAAAAAATCCGGAACCGCTGGCAACCATAAGACTAACACAATAGTAAAAGTAGATATGGCTCCATACACTTTCCGAATCAAGCTGTTTCTTTAATAATGAAACTGTAGGAACAatagcaaccattgacacacacacacacgataacAACTAACTCTAATTAGACGAGAGGCCGCCATCTTTGATCGGTCACCTGATGTTTTCATTGTTCTGCGCATGTCACGTCTGAAAAGCGGCTGTTCCGATTGAAAGTAGTTGTACATGTAACTATGAAATCGGAATAACTCACCTCGCATGAAAACAGTTGACCTTAAACCTCCAgtcggaatgagaaaaaagtctccatgtaaacctggctaTTGTTAGTCCAGATTTCTTTGTTCTTGGCTGAACTAGatattaagaaaagaaaaatggctggaGTGGTACTGGTGTCCCTCAACCCAATGGTGCACTGGAAAGGGAACaatgaaggaaaatggaaaaatcatgcaaaaaaaCCGCATAAAAAATTCAGGTTCAGACACTCGAGTgggtttgaaaaagtaaaacgtCTTTAATTTAACGGCTTGGACTCATTCAAAGTTAAGTATTAAGATATCATTTAACTGAAACCAGGTCTAACTCCTTATTGTTTTCATGATACAGTCATTGTAAACTACTCGGTTCAATACTTGGATTTCATTTGTCCAATATTCCCACAACCGAAAGAATATTCAAATGTACGAGTGAAAGTTGTCAGCCACAGATTTTcgaaatgaaaatattttaccaCTGACACCAAGTCCGTCTTCCGTTTTAAAAGGTAACAAAATTGACTGAAAGCAGCAactgcacatgtgcacataAACAGCAACAGTGTGCAATTGATAAatgatctctttttttttatttttttttattggaattACAGAGACACACTGGGGCAAATCAGGATAGAAACTTTTATTAAGGGATTagacaatttatttttacagacaaaactaaaattGAAATCACAGCCGCTACTGACACACTCAGTCCACTTCCCTTTATAAAAAGGCACCGGAGTCGACCTGAAGCAGCAACGACTACGACATAAATAGTGATCAGGAATGGAAAACGTAGTGAAATCAATTACTCACGTCACAACATGATAATGAACATGACAGCGTTAAATAGCTTTGGGACACTGATGACTGTGGGTACCTTAGGACCCATTAATTCTGTTTAAATGTGAGGTCAAATCAGACCCATCTATGTACATGACGTTTGGTGACAAAAGGCAACTCTATCGACAGAGGTAGGTACTGATTAAGGAACACAACACTGCACATGTACCATTGATTTACTAGAAATATGGATTTACACTTTTCTCAATATTTAGGCATCATTTTAATTGGGATTTTGGCAGTGACATGCTTAAAAGACATTAGTGGAATATCTTTGGCTGCTAACGGCAATTTATAGACTGGGACAACTCACAGAGGCTCAGCAGATGAACAACTCTGAACACCTGGAATTAATAACAGACAAATCTAGGACACAAttaacagttaaaaacaaaattataccTTAAACCACAACATAAATAGATAGAACCTAATCATAAATTAGTCCACAAGTTACAGATGTATACGCACAATATTCCACATGTTGGAAAGTGCTCCTTTCTTCTGTGATAGAAGATCCCTTCAGCTTTATCGCTCGCaaaaaatgtgaacacaaaGCTGATCAAGTAGGCCgtgtgcaacaacaaaaaccctaaacactgattaaataaatgaactgataaCATTAAATAATGCCGTAGTGCTGcgagactttttttttagaaagcgTGACTCTTAAAACGGAAAGAAGAGACGTTCAGTTAAACAAAATCAATGCTTGTGAAACTGAGAGCTGATACAGAACTtataaaaagtgcaaaaaacagATGGTGCATGATCACCAGAAGCAACACTATGAGATGACTGGTACTTTGGGGGCAGCCGGTTTAATTCAAGCTAAATCCCTTGTCTGTCCTTCCTGCAGGAACAGCTGACATTAAAAGGTCAATAAAGCACTTCAGCGGGTGTGCAGAACATCTGggcctcctccagctcagatTCACGTGTTCACAGCAACTTTCTTTTTCCGGTTGCTTTCAACATGTGTTGCCCGAACTGTGGGGAGACGAGACAAAAGACGGTGTATTACGAACCGCAAAACCACGTCGACGAGACTCACTTAATAAATAACACGAGAGAGATCTCTCACCAGTGGGGTTTCGCTTTGAGGTTTCACTTCCGGAACAGGAAGCTTGAAATCTTCCTTGTCATCGTGTTCGCTGTTGCGTCGATAACGATGGGCGAACTTGCGCTTCAGGGCTTCGGCGATGAGAGCTGCAGCGTCGGTCGGCTCCATGGACTTCGCTTTGGTATCATCTTCCACCGGAcgactatgaaaaaaaaaaaaaacacattcaacagaGCATTCACGATTCTGATAAAACAAGACtgtgacaaatacattttaacagACTTTGGGCTGATGATGTCACTTAAACGGGGATCAGTGGTGGGGAACGTCACGGGAATGTGCTTTAACTCTAAAGCGAGGCGTCTACCTTTTCACCGATCGTAACTTGACTTTGGTCATGTCCTTCAGGACGTCCAGCATGTTGGGAATTTCTGCTGGCCTGGCATCCAAAACGGTCGGGCAGTCTGTCTTCTTCCCTTTGCGCTCTCTTATCAAATCGATAACTGAAAATGAACGCTGTATGCCTGGGGGTGGTggtagtggaggaggaggtggtggagggggtggaggtggcTGGTTGCCAcagggcggaggaggaggaggaggtgcccCTGTGGTGGCAGCTGGCgtcaaacaaaagaaagggaCAACCTTATAAAGCCTGCAATGTGTGAAATTGTGCTGCCCTCTAGAGGACACAATGCAGTATTACAGTGAATCCACATATTGATGAAATAGATGAAGACGTGCTCTGTTAAGACTGGTACCTGGCTGTGCATTCTTCTCCTGAGCCAGAACAATTTGTGCTATCTGAGCTCTAAGTTTTGCAAGTTCAGTCTCCAGTGCGCTGATCTTCTGAATGGCCTCATCGTTCGCCGCTGTCGGCCCCTGCGGGTCCTGAGCTCCCTGATGCAGGCTGGGTAATGACCTCCGCCGGGTTAGTGGTTTTCTCTGAGGGTGAGGCTGCTGGACTCGAAACATGAGTCCTGGTGGTATCCCTGACCTGATTCAATGAGGACAGTTATCACAGACGGacattaattaagaaaaaacacatcagttctTGAACCTGACTTTGCTCTGGAAGCTATATTCCTACATATCATAACTCTGCTCTCACCTGGCTGCGCCAGAGTAGTTATcgtcatcttcctcttcctcatccctGTCGATCCAAGCGACATCTGCCAGAGAGGCCACCAGGGCGTTCTGCCTCCTGGAGTTAATCAGGACACCACATTCCTCTCTGTACGGATAAAGCTACCAGAGAGGGTGGAGAAAAACGCAATTAGAGAAGATGTTTGGGAAACACATGCAAGGAAAAAAAGCACTCACCAGCACTGCATTTCAACAACTAATAAAGTAGAAGGTATTAAGCAAAAATCAGGATAGTTAGAGGAAAAAGGCATGTAGGGGTCTATGTTATGCTAATGAAAGGTTCAGTAGGTCTTTAATCAGCTGAAGGTGGTTGAAGGTCGCTGAACAAACTGACCTAAAGCAGACTTGCTGCATTCCTCACAGCTAGGGAGAGCGActggagacagaagaaaagaagagaaagcgCTGTGTTGAAAGGGacagaaaagtaaagaaaagcaaGCCAGCATTTAAAAGTGACATGCAGGTGAACGGAAGTCgctctaataaaaacacacggTGAGTGTTTTTTGTAAATAAGCATTTAAGCTGTAATGACTTCATCCTCTCTGTTTATGGTTCACAAATGTAAACAGTCAGACAAGAAGAGGTAAACAAAAGGCTGGCAGAAACACAGATGAGGAAAAAGATCTCGAAATGACAAGAGGGAGTGTGTCTCATTATCTTAAAATCCAAAAATATGACATTCTACTTTCCATTAAATTACGTAAAACTCACCTGAAATTGGACCCTGGGGCAGGGTTTAATGGGAAGACTAGCAGCTATTCTCCTCACAATACTTCTCGAGGATCCATAGGGCTTTGCTGACCCAAAAGCCTTCAAAATAATCcaagaaaatccaaaaaaacGTCTGTCAAGTTAcagtttaaatgcagtttaatcaCAATCTTGTCCTTCTAATAACCATGCAAACACTTAATCTGATGGTTTCTCTGTGGTTGGATAAAATACATTCTTTCTGTGCACGTTTTCTCAGCACACAGGGGTGTAAACATCAGGTGCCTGACAAGTTTCTGGGAAGGACAGAAACCGCGGAGATACCAAAACAGTCCGAACGCAGCGGGAATCGATGCGGTCATCTCCGCTGAAAATGTGAGTTCCTCTCAAGTTCACCTTTCCCCAAGTAAACGGCTAAACTTTAATCTCTAGTTAGAACAATCCCAATCAGACTGAAGGAATATCAGGACAATAAAAATAGACAGTGATTGACATTTCCGTGCACTGTCACATACCAGGTCCATTTCAATCCGTGGATACTCTTTGCTCATTGCTGTCGATGTGTTTCACATGGCCACGCGGACGCATGCCCCAACATCATCACTCAAAGGTCATctagaagaaacacaaaacaagaaattcaGGTTGAATTCAAATAGGAAACTCAACAACATGCATGCTCTCCTACAGTAAACAGTCCACAAATGCGCATCAGTTCTCTCTCCATTATTGCTGCTCAATATTTGATAATTATCTCTGatatttatctatatatatcttcCAACAAGGCCAGTCAGGtggtaaaaatgtcaaataaacaTCAATCACGTTAAGTAAATGTATATAAGGTGTCCTTAATACTCAAAACCTAATATCATGCCAACTTGTTTACTCAAAAATAAGCAAAGTGACATAATATTATTGTAATTAATAGTTattgcagtttgtgttttattttgcagcacacttttttttattttacaacattATTCAACCACAATTCTTGCTATAATTTATACGAAtcagctgttttattattattattattattattattattattattattattattattaacttttttaGCGAAGAATTCAGTCATTAAATAAGGACACAAATCTAAATGTTAGCTTGTATCCCGCTTGGCTCAAGCTAATGTGCCAAATTAGACGAGGTTAAACGTGTTATTTTGACTTTCTGCTAACGTGCTAGCTGATGCTAACGCGGCTAACTAAACTTATTACGGCACGTCTTAAACTTTCCGATTTTTTTTTCGCTGTGACACATAACAGGCGGCAAGCACTTAAAATGTATGcgatgtttttatatttgacaATCGGCGTTGTGTGTATGACTTTGAAAAGAACTCACCGGACTGGCGCAGTGTAGCGAAATAATCCCAAAGTTTTCCACCTTTTCCACCTACCGGACATATGCAGCAGGGGGCGGTTTCTGTGGGAAGAGCCAATCAGATTACAGGGATTACAGGGAATACG
It contains:
- the pde7a gene encoding high affinity cAMP-specific 3',5'-cyclic phosphodiesterase 7A isoform X2, with product MEVCYQLPVLPLDRPVPKHVLSRRGAISFSSSSSLFGAPDPRQLSQRRGAISYDSSDQTALYIRMLDVRVRSQVGFEPERRSSHPYLCIDFRTLHTRLSCGSTSAASGPERRVHRLLSFQRYLHSSRLLRGVPQQIPLHILDEDYTGQARCMLEKVGNWNFDIFLFDRLTNGNSLITLTYHLLNQYGLVELFQLDMVKLWRFLVMVQEDYHSDNPYHNAVHAADVTQAMYCYLREPMLAKSLTSYDILLGLLAAATHDLGHPGVNQPFLIKTDHYLATLYRNTSVLENHHWKSAVGLLRETGLFSHLPPEDSLNLERELGSLILATDISRQNDYLSRFRMHLDQENLCLTSASHRHFLLQMALKCADICNPCRPWELSKQWSEKVTEEFFQQGDIEKKHKLEVSPLCDRERNTVGNIQIGFMTYVAEPLFAEWARFSDTRLSQTMLGHMGLNKASWGSLLQEQTPISEEAEPSAAGPDREEAAARRDSSAAAGGTSSKEIPQGSRES
- the pde7a gene encoding high affinity cAMP-specific 3',5'-cyclic phosphodiesterase 7A isoform X1, whose amino-acid sequence is MEVCYQLPVLPLDRPVPKHVLSRRGAISFSSSSSLFGAPDPRQLSQRRGAISYDSSDQTALYIRMLGDVRVRSQVGFEPERRSSHPYLCIDFRTLHTRLSCGSTSAASGPERRVHRLLSFQRYLHSSRLLRGVPQQIPLHILDEDYTGQARCMLEKVGNWNFDIFLFDRLTNGNSLITLTYHLLNQYGLVELFQLDMVKLWRFLVMVQEDYHSDNPYHNAVHAADVTQAMYCYLREPMLAKSLTSYDILLGLLAAATHDLGHPGVNQPFLIKTDHYLATLYRNTSVLENHHWKSAVGLLRETGLFSHLPPEDSLNLERELGSLILATDISRQNDYLSRFRMHLDQENLCLTSASHRHFLLQMALKCADICNPCRPWELSKQWSEKVTEEFFQQGDIEKKHKLEVSPLCDRERNTVGNIQIGFMTYVAEPLFAEWARFSDTRLSQTMLGHMGLNKASWGSLLQEQTPISEEAEPSAAGPDREEAAARRDSSAAAGGTSSKEIPQGSRES
- the pde7a gene encoding high affinity cAMP-specific 3',5'-cyclic phosphodiesterase 7A isoform X3; amino-acid sequence: MEVCYQLPVLPLDRPVPKHVLSRRGAISFSSSSSLFGAPDPRQLSQRRGAISYDSSDQTALYIRMLARLSCGSTSAASGPERRVHRLLSFQRYLHSSRLLRGVPQQIPLHILDEDYTGQARCMLEKVGNWNFDIFLFDRLTNGNSLITLTYHLLNQYGLVELFQLDMVKLWRFLVMVQEDYHSDNPYHNAVHAADVTQAMYCYLREPMLAKSLTSYDILLGLLAAATHDLGHPGVNQPFLIKTDHYLATLYRNTSVLENHHWKSAVGLLRETGLFSHLPPEDSLNLERELGSLILATDISRQNDYLSRFRMHLDQENLCLTSASHRHFLLQMALKCADICNPCRPWELSKQWSEKVTEEFFQQGDIEKKHKLEVSPLCDRERNTVGNIQIGFMTYVAEPLFAEWARFSDTRLSQTMLGHMGLNKASWGSLLQEQTPISEEAEPSAAGPDREEAAARRDSSAAAGGTSSKEIPQGSRES
- the mtfr1 gene encoding mitochondrial fission regulator 1; protein product: MSKEYPRIEMDLAFGSAKPYGSSRSIVRRIAASLPIKPCPRVQFQLYPYREECGVLINSRRQNALVASLADVAWIDRDEEEEDDDNYSGAARSGIPPGLMFRVQQPHPQRKPLTRRRSLPSLHQGAQDPQGPTAANDEAIQKISALETELAKLRAQIAQIVLAQEKNAQPAATTGAPPPPPPPCGNQPPPPPPPPPPPLPPPPGIQRSFSVIDLIRERKGKKTDCPTVLDARPAEIPNMLDVLKDMTKVKLRSVKSRPVEDDTKAKSMEPTDAAALIAEALKRKFAHRYRRNSEHDDKEDFKLPVPEVKPQSETPLFGQHMLKATGKRKLL